A window from Lachnoanaerobaculum umeaense encodes these proteins:
- a CDS encoding RpnC/YadD family protein, whose amino-acid sequence MQEKDISQKMLEQFDDVFSDIVNVLLFNGENVVDENSLLDTPTSSMLKIDGSVHSQDRDVAKYWQHSRINIALLGFENQTVPDKLMPLRVISYDGIEYGRQTKKRCRYKTKYPVITLVLYLGYKKRWNYPINILDIVNVNDRLKPFVNDYKINLFEIAYLDVEKIALFKSDFRILVDYLHQLQTNNSYNPKDYTIKHINELLTLMSVMTGDKRFEDSINEANEKEAKYMCEVLDIIENRGIEKGLEKGLEKGRQEGADMVSKLNELLLNEGNIDKLRRANTDKDYRYKLLREYNILQ is encoded by the coding sequence ATGCAAGAGAAAGATATATCACAAAAGATGTTGGAACAATTCGATGATGTCTTTTCAGACATAGTAAATGTACTTCTATTTAATGGTGAAAATGTAGTGGATGAAAATTCTCTACTTGATACACCTACAAGCAGCATGCTAAAGATTGACGGTAGCGTCCATTCTCAGGATAGAGATGTTGCTAAGTATTGGCAACACAGCCGTATAAATATTGCTTTATTAGGTTTTGAAAATCAAACCGTACCTGATAAGCTGATGCCTTTAAGAGTAATCAGCTATGACGGTATAGAGTATGGAAGACAAACTAAAAAACGATGTAGATATAAGACTAAATATCCTGTGATTACCCTGGTGTTATATTTAGGATACAAAAAGAGATGGAACTATCCTATTAATATACTCGATATTGTTAATGTTAATGACAGATTAAAACCATTCGTTAATGATTACAAAATCAATCTTTTTGAGATAGCATATTTGGATGTGGAAAAGATAGCATTATTTAAAAGTGATTTTAGGATTCTTGTTGATTATCTGCATCAATTACAGACAAACAACTCATATAATCCAAAGGATTATACAATAAAGCATATAAATGAATTACTAACCCTTATGTCCGTTATGACAGGAGATAAAAGATTTGAAGATTCAATAAATGAAGCTAATGAAAAGGAGGCTAAATATATGTGTGAAGTTCTTGATATTATTGAAAATAGAGGAATAGAAAAAGGTCTTGAGAAAGGTCTGGAGAAGGGCAGGCAGGAAGGTGCCGATATGGTCAGTAAGCTTAATGAACTGCTGTTAAACGAAGGTAATATTGATAAACTTCGCAGAGCTAACACTGACAAAGATTACAGATATAAGTTGTTAAGAGAGTATAATATATTGCAGTAA
- the hemC gene encoding hydroxymethylbilane synthase produces MFHKDTIRIGTRKSALALAQSKLVGDAIVNSFPHMKIEYVPMNTLGDKRLDVSLQEIGGKGLFTRELEEALINGDIDLAVHSAKDLPLEFDNRLKLMPVLKRAAVNDILVVNKDLNTDIRNLPIGFRIGTSSKRRYEQLRILNKNIEILPIRGNVITRIGKIFSGEVDGVILARAGIDRLIADNKYAGEYSDILEKISIFDIKEKDILPAPAQGILCAEYANDDMVEILEKIQDKECEYLFIAERRYLSVLQADCHTSAGIYISDNSKKYSIKAYFDGKYMEMDSIENTLENLLITVEKLADKLKRENV; encoded by the coding sequence ATGTTTCATAAAGATACAATAAGAATAGGTACAAGAAAAAGTGCTTTGGCACTTGCACAGAGCAAATTGGTGGGGGATGCTATAGTAAATAGCTTCCCCCATATGAAAATAGAATATGTGCCAATGAATACTTTGGGTGATAAAAGGCTTGATGTATCTTTACAGGAAATAGGTGGAAAAGGTTTATTTACAAGGGAGCTTGAAGAAGCACTGATAAATGGTGATATAGATCTGGCAGTACATTCAGCAAAGGATCTTCCTTTAGAGTTTGATAACAGATTAAAGCTTATGCCTGTTTTAAAAAGGGCAGCAGTCAATGATATTCTTGTGGTAAATAAAGATTTAAATACAGATATAAGAAACTTACCAATAGGATTTAGAATAGGTACAAGCTCAAAAAGAAGATACGAACAGTTAAGAATTTTAAACAAAAATATTGAAATACTACCTATAAGAGGAAATGTAATAACCAGAATTGGAAAGATATTTTCGGGTGAGGTGGATGGAGTTATCTTGGCAAGAGCAGGAATTGACAGGCTTATTGCTGATAATAAATATGCCGGAGAATATAGTGATATTTTGGAGAAGATAAGTATTTTTGATATCAAGGAAAAAGATATATTGCCGGCACCTGCACAAGGAATATTATGCGCAGAATATGCAAATGATGATATGGTAGAGATACTTGAAAAAATACAGGATAAAGAATGTGAGTATTTATTTATTGCAGAGAGAAGGTATTTAAGCGTATTGCAGGCGGATTGCCATACAAGTGCAGGTATTTATATATCTGATAATTCAAAAAAATATAGTATAAAAGCTTATTTTGATGGTAAATACATGGAGATGGACAGTATAGAAAATACATTAGAAAATTTGCTGATTACAGTAGAGAAATTAGCAGACAAATTAAAGAGGGAAAATGTTTGA
- the hemB gene encoding porphobilinogen synthase produces the protein MFRTRRLRANVSIRNMVRETRISKDALIYPMFFEEGKNIFEEIESMPGQYRMSIDRCDNIIEELLDVGVSAVMLFGIPKHKDEVGSEAYHDHGIVQEAIRYIKKKYPGIYVIGDVCMCEYTTHGHCGILNKNDVDNDTTIKYLAKIALSQVEAGADMVAPSDMMDGRVEEIRTLLDENGYKNIPIMAYSAKYASAFYGPFRAAADSAPAFGDRKSYQMDVHNVREALKEVEEDILEGADIVMVKPAMSFLDIVAKVKEITNVPVAAYSVSGEYAMVKSAAKNGFIDEEKIMCEMAVSAFRAGADIYITYYAKELARCIDKGIIG, from the coding sequence ATGTTTAGAACCAGAAGACTGAGAGCAAATGTCAGTATCAGAAATATGGTGAGAGAAACAAGGATAAGTAAAGATGCCCTTATTTATCCTATGTTTTTTGAGGAAGGCAAAAACATATTTGAAGAGATAGAGTCTATGCCGGGACAGTATAGAATGAGTATAGATAGATGTGACAATATTATAGAAGAACTTTTAGATGTGGGTGTAAGTGCTGTAATGCTTTTTGGTATACCGAAGCATAAAGATGAAGTAGGCAGTGAGGCATACCATGACCATGGAATTGTACAAGAGGCAATCAGATATATAAAGAAAAAATATCCGGGGATTTATGTAATAGGCGATGTATGTATGTGTGAATATACCACACATGGGCATTGCGGAATATTAAATAAGAATGATGTGGATAATGATACTACTATAAAGTACCTGGCAAAGATTGCACTCTCACAGGTAGAGGCAGGTGCCGATATGGTAGCACCTTCTGATATGATGGATGGAAGAGTGGAAGAGATAAGAACTCTTTTAGATGAAAACGGATATAAGAATATTCCTATAATGGCATACTCAGCAAAGTATGCTTCAGCATTTTACGGTCCTTTCAGAGCTGCGGCAGATTCTGCACCTGCTTTTGGTGACAGGAAGAGCTATCAGATGGATGTACACAATGTAAGGGAAGCTCTAAAAGAAGTAGAAGAAGATATTTTAGAGGGTGCGGACATTGTAATGGTAAAGCCTGCAATGAGCTTTTTGGATATAGTAGCAAAGGTCAAGGAAATAACGAATGTACCGGTGGCTGCATATTCTGTAAGCGGTGAGTATGCCATGGTAAAGTCCGCTGCTAAGAACGGATTTATAGATGAAGAAAAGATAATGTGTGAGATGGCAGTATCCGCATTTAGAGCGGGGGCGGATATTTATATAACATATTATGCAAAGGAATTGGCAAGGTGTATAGATAAGGGGATAATCGGATGA
- a CDS encoding ribokinase, whose product MKVLNFGSLNLDYVYDVDHFVREGETISSMDMNIFCGGKGLNQSVALAKAGAKVYHAGAVGSADGGMLLDTLSSLGVDISYIERYDISSGHAIIQKNKAGNNCILLYGGANQNIDKEFIKEVLKEFDSGDILLLQNEISNLAFIIDEGYAKGMRIVLNPSPINEKIFECDIEKVEYLILNEIEAADILGITCIDEDELVEKLTKRFSNTKIVLTLGEKGSVYVDKYEKIKQEIYKTEVVDTTAAGDTFTGYFIAGITSGLDVKHALKQAAMASSIAVGRKGASPSIPFAKEICEK is encoded by the coding sequence ATGAAGGTACTTAATTTTGGTTCACTAAATCTGGATTATGTATATGATGTAGACCATTTTGTGAGAGAAGGTGAGACTATATCTTCAATGGATATGAATATATTTTGTGGAGGAAAAGGTCTCAATCAGTCTGTAGCATTGGCAAAGGCAGGAGCTAAGGTTTACCATGCCGGAGCTGTGGGAAGTGCAGACGGAGGTATGCTTTTGGATACACTATCAAGTCTAGGTGTAGATATATCTTATATAGAAAGATATGATATATCATCAGGGCATGCCATCATACAAAAGAATAAAGCCGGCAATAATTGTATACTTCTATATGGTGGTGCAAATCAAAATATAGATAAGGAATTTATAAAAGAGGTGCTAAAAGAATTTGACAGTGGAGATATACTCTTACTTCAAAACGAAATAAGTAACCTGGCATTTATTATAGATGAGGGATATGCCAAAGGAATGAGAATTGTTTTAAATCCTTCACCTATAAATGAAAAGATATTTGAATGTGATATTGAAAAGGTAGAGTATCTTATACTCAATGAAATAGAGGCAGCAGATATACTTGGAATTACTTGTATAGATGAAGATGAGCTGGTAGAGAAATTAACAAAAAGATTTTCAAACACCAAGATTGTGTTAACTTTGGGAGAAAAAGGCTCTGTATATGTTGATAAGTATGAGAAAATAAAACAGGAAATATATAAGACTGAAGTCGTAGATACCACAGCGGCAGGTGATACATTTACAGGTTATTTTATTGCAGGCATTACTTCGGGATTAGATGTGAAGCATGCATTGAAGCAGGCGGCAATGGCATCAAGTATTGCAGTGGGTAGAAAAGGTGCATCACCAAGTATTCCTTTTGCCAAAGAGATTTGCGAAAAATAA
- a CDS encoding precorrin-2 dehydrogenase/sirohydrochlorin ferrochelatase family protein codes for MAKYFPLFIDISNKTFLVVGAGNIAARRILKLKEFGCKIIVVAKSIAVTIMDLQDDRLILKERAYDSSDVENVDYVIAATNDEELNERIVWDCKRAGVIVNDASNYKNCDFYFPGIVTEEEMVIGVTSSGSNHKLARRVASAIRYNIKEIISECKKEESENTKQKDFD; via the coding sequence ATGGCAAAGTATTTTCCATTATTTATAGATATAAGCAATAAGACATTTTTGGTGGTAGGAGCAGGAAATATAGCAGCAAGAAGGATTTTAAAGCTCAAAGAATTTGGATGTAAAATAATAGTTGTAGCTAAGTCTATAGCTGTAACTATAATGGATTTGCAAGATGATAGACTTATTTTAAAAGAAAGAGCATATGACAGTTCAGATGTTGAAAATGTTGACTATGTTATAGCTGCTACCAATGATGAGGAATTGAATGAAAGAATCGTTTGGGACTGTAAAAGAGCAGGAGTTATAGTAAATGATGCTTCAAACTATAAAAACTGTGATTTTTACTTTCCGGGAATTGTTACAGAGGAAGAGATGGTTATAGGAGTTACTTCATCCGGAAGCAATCATAAATTGGCAAGAAGAGTGGCTAGTGCAATAAGATATAATATAAAAGAAATCATTTCGGAATGTAAGAAAGAAGAAAGTGAAAATACAAAGCAGAAAGATTTTGACTGA
- a CDS encoding sirohydrochlorin cobaltochelatase, whose amino-acid sequence MKKGVIVASFGTSHEDTRKKTIDVIENDIRETFCDSLFIRAWTSNIIRAKLKRTENFHINNIEEAIKEAIREGVKELLVISTHIINGVEHNKVKDTVLSYKDKFEKIKIGNALLEDKEDFDYIVKAFDTLYKKGEDKAYLLMGHGSDHEANKVYEELRNELVDYGRGDIYIACVEGYPYIEDVMPQLTDYKSVHLAPFMIVAGDHAKNDMAGDEDSFKTMLEERKKQVSFELKGLGEYEFVRKLILKHANEALYVS is encoded by the coding sequence ATGAAAAAAGGAGTTATAGTTGCAAGTTTTGGAACAAGCCATGAAGATACAAGAAAAAAGACGATAGATGTAATAGAAAATGATATTAGAGAGACTTTTTGTGACAGCTTATTTATAAGGGCGTGGACCAGTAATATTATAAGAGCAAAGTTAAAGAGGACAGAAAATTTTCATATCAATAATATAGAAGAGGCTATTAAAGAGGCAATAAGAGAAGGAGTAAAAGAACTTTTAGTGATAAGTACCCATATCATAAATGGTGTAGAACATAATAAGGTAAAGGATACCGTATTAAGCTATAAGGATAAGTTTGAAAAGATAAAGATCGGAAATGCACTCTTAGAAGATAAAGAAGACTTTGACTATATTGTAAAAGCGTTTGATACTCTTTATAAGAAAGGAGAGGATAAGGCATATCTTTTGATGGGGCATGGCTCAGATCATGAGGCAAATAAAGTATATGAAGAGCTTAGAAATGAGCTTGTAGACTACGGAAGAGGCGATATATACATTGCATGTGTAGAAGGTTATCCATACATTGAAGATGTGATGCCACAGCTTACAGATTATAAATCAGTGCATTTGGCACCTTTTATGATAGTTGCAGGCGACCATGCAAAGAATGATATGGCAGGTGATGAGGACAGCTTTAAAACAATGCTTGAAGAAAGAAAAAAGCAGGTGAGTTTTGAGTTAAAAGGTCTTGGAGAGTATGAATTTGTAAGAAAACTTATACTTAAGCATGCAAATGAGGCATTATATGTTTCATAA
- a CDS encoding N-acetylmuramoyl-L-alanine amidase family protein: protein MKRKTIKAKLTAALSAGVAFTMLAPAMPAYAATGNISFDMGKTYDALGGAHLIGISGNQGAAMPGTYTDGSTIIGDTFANNQSPTSGGTNYYEMPFWNTTWLNASGVNLNGNTPPSIPSNYNFPGYLLKGWYKEDPEVNPSQTRVNHLPNTIPYSPNTTYYAAFVADTNKKYIYTQKHESATNVHAPLTTDGTYPISNTVHDKTPTVPPGSPPGTLPTVPVPTDNSVNSKESKNVLQVVSSRPLNIYGYKGTIKEIAFTKNTTSGSMTETSDTSGAYGDGRYINPTTLVDGVENLASQYRFVYNAAGPSFTGQMVNRDLTTVMEYDVDPAQKSRLTVEHKILDTTGAVASTESEFNHTFKAEETITGISPKTDLITPQPGNTESRYKLQSAAFTNMGSVGPYKHTLLTINKNANGGILSDSATDASGLLDLTTETGTTYLATGALNAAAKMPNQGVTLEYTYVPNPNYRLNVRTKYLSQDGTDLTSIVATKTSTTVGSDGMIETLGAINSTVNIPYPDLSTEGYNTPTYSISGGTPGAAGVVPNPAGNTATADLATDSYVVTVTYPRIPSFWSQVMFQTEGNGSLEDPDYPVGTSHPYTNANTNAIRLPVNGDNSVDIPLTTVLPHAVAAAGYEFKGYYDVDTGTQVTDENGAFISSTPYHLVDPGQGLVAKFEHNSSWLTFTFKFAGSHGDITPAGPVTGSVYPLDGTGAPRAIRWAELDPDDPGIAAEFVGVRPSASADTGYVIKWFDASGAEIAAGTDIAAYPNGSVFTARAVTTTPLSLDQPTATTSINTSTGAAEITVSNFNGDPTVQYVVTTPDGTIVESLSNMNLQALNGVISGPRILADTEYQIREVAPDATVTIGSNISSVTSPTTSPAVGSPTDVTTPVAVAPQVVADPSDPNRMQMVLSPVTPGQSYAVVDDQGNVVADWTTPTGNSLTVPNLTPGRNYSLVTRPVTDTTSTPASRPRRLDFVAANISNVITLVNPSDINVVSPAGLDLDDVPAGTVVELRANPISGSNIFTSNWEFVLGQPLNLSNDGSTTIRFTMPTGRIIVKALYDTDASNWDPISGNDALRSDGVVGPGGSIGASNPLLNIPGDFRVVINRTRVSNSDKMAIQDTLTDDRFTGVWSIVAKVQQKVSGTWQDYVDPNLLLDSFVNMGALEDSGRTYMLHHMATGSNADRLTDADSQWNPVSSFNGLFTYSFLNGEKYVFGYTTADSIVTFVDTITGSTVTTAQVAPGSTLRSVSSQYRSDIPAAGSKVEDGNTGLTWTYVGLKKTATGVGDVDENDIVNGDMTVYLYYTNDQTLRNQLVDGLNDSITKGDALDLSKYKASDASALQAKLAEAKALLARTAPSMAVSSELSKVLNELNTILKSMGVNTKPTPGGGLDSGGGRGRGRGGRGGSGGGSGTAGKKSTGNNSGIRVGLDGNWELMNPAEAQSNPNASKWRFNLTNGGSVTGWAYLTYTYEGRTKSEWYHFGNDNIMDSGWFLDSNNTWYYLSMNHDGFFGEMVKGWHHDGQDGRWYYLDPNSGAMHTNWSKIGGEYYFLNPTAPAQTWFFDNVAGRWNYGDVNSRPFGSMYQNETTPDGYHVNESGAWR, encoded by the coding sequence ATGAAAAGAAAGACAATAAAAGCAAAGTTAACTGCTGCATTGTCTGCGGGCGTGGCTTTTACCATGCTCGCACCGGCAATGCCGGCGTATGCAGCTACAGGTAATATTTCATTTGATATGGGAAAAACCTATGATGCTTTGGGTGGAGCCCATTTGATTGGTATTAGTGGTAATCAAGGTGCTGCTATGCCGGGCACATATACAGATGGAAGTACTATTATAGGCGATACATTTGCAAATAATCAGTCCCCTACAAGTGGTGGTACTAATTATTATGAGATGCCGTTTTGGAATACAACTTGGTTGAATGCAAGTGGTGTAAATCTAAATGGTAATACACCTCCATCAATTCCATCAAATTATAATTTCCCGGGATATCTTTTAAAGGGATGGTATAAGGAAGATCCTGAGGTAAATCCTTCTCAGACAAGAGTGAATCATTTACCAAATACTATTCCGTATAGTCCAAATACTACATATTATGCGGCATTTGTAGCAGATACAAATAAAAAGTATATATATACACAAAAACATGAGAGTGCTACAAATGTGCATGCACCTCTAACTACAGATGGTACATATCCTATATCTAATACTGTTCATGATAAGACACCAACTGTACCACCAGGATCACCACCAGGAACACTACCTACAGTACCTGTACCAACAGATAATAGTGTAAATAGTAAAGAGTCTAAGAATGTTTTGCAGGTGGTTTCATCAAGACCTTTAAATATTTATGGATATAAGGGAACTATAAAGGAAATAGCATTCACAAAAAATACTACGAGCGGTAGTATGACAGAGACTTCAGATACATCAGGTGCTTATGGAGATGGAAGATATATAAATCCAACCACTCTTGTAGATGGTGTTGAGAATCTTGCAAGTCAATATAGATTTGTATATAATGCAGCAGGTCCATCATTTACCGGACAGATGGTAAATAGAGACTTGACAACTGTAATGGAGTATGATGTAGATCCTGCTCAAAAGTCAAGACTTACAGTAGAACATAAAATCTTAGATACAACAGGGGCAGTAGCTTCAACAGAGTCAGAGTTTAATCATACTTTTAAAGCTGAAGAGACTATTACAGGTATATCACCTAAGACAGACCTTATAACTCCACAACCTGGAAATACAGAGTCAAGATACAAGCTTCAATCTGCAGCCTTCACAAATATGGGATCTGTAGGACCATATAAGCATACTTTATTGACAATCAATAAGAATGCAAATGGTGGTATTTTATCTGATTCAGCAACCGACGCATCAGGACTTCTTGATCTTACTACAGAGACAGGTACAACATATCTTGCTACAGGAGCATTGAATGCGGCAGCAAAGATGCCAAACCAGGGAGTTACACTAGAGTATACTTATGTACCTAATCCAAACTATAGATTAAATGTAAGAACTAAGTATCTTAGCCAAGATGGAACAGATCTTACATCAATAGTGGCTACAAAGACATCAACAACAGTTGGTTCAGACGGAATGATTGAGACACTTGGAGCAATCAATTCAACAGTAAATATACCTTATCCTGATTTATCAACTGAGGGCTATAATACACCTACATATAGTATTTCAGGAGGAACTCCTGGAGCAGCCGGTGTTGTACCAAACCCTGCAGGTAATACTGCAACAGCGGATTTAGCTACAGATTCATATGTAGTAACTGTTACATATCCAAGAATACCAAGCTTCTGGTCACAGGTAATGTTCCAGACAGAGGGAAATGGTAGTTTAGAAGATCCGGATTATCCGGTTGGAACAAGCCATCCATATACTAATGCAAATACAAACGCTATTAGATTGCCGGTAAATGGAGATAACTCTGTGGATATTCCACTTACAACTGTTCTTCCACATGCAGTAGCTGCAGCAGGATATGAGTTTAAGGGATATTATGATGTAGATACAGGTACACAGGTAACAGATGAAAATGGTGCATTTATTTCATCAACACCATATCATCTTGTAGATCCTGGACAGGGATTGGTAGCGAAGTTTGAACATAATAGCAGTTGGTTAACTTTCACATTCAAATTTGCCGGAAGCCATGGTGATATAACACCTGCAGGACCTGTAACAGGTTCAGTATATCCACTTGATGGGACTGGAGCACCAAGAGCTATAAGATGGGCAGAGCTTGATCCGGATGATCCGGGTATTGCAGCTGAATTTGTAGGTGTAAGACCTTCAGCAAGTGCGGATACAGGATATGTAATCAAATGGTTTGATGCAAGTGGTGCAGAGATAGCTGCAGGAACAGATATTGCGGCGTATCCAAATGGAAGTGTATTTACAGCAAGAGCTGTAACAACAACACCATTATCACTTGATCAGCCAACAGCTACAACTTCAATCAATACATCTACAGGTGCAGCTGAAATAACAGTATCTAACTTCAATGGTGATCCTACAGTGCAGTATGTGGTAACAACTCCTGACGGAACAATTGTTGAGTCACTTTCAAATATGAACTTACAGGCATTAAATGGTGTTATTTCAGGACCAAGAATCTTAGCAGATACAGAGTATCAAATAAGAGAGGTTGCACCGGATGCAACAGTAACAATTGGAAGCAATATTTCAAGTGTAACATCACCAACAACATCACCTGCTGTAGGAAGTCCTACAGATGTTACAACACCGGTAGCTGTAGCACCACAGGTTGTAGCAGATCCATCAGATCCAAATAGAATGCAGATGGTATTATCACCTGTAACACCGGGACAGAGCTATGCTGTTGTGGATGATCAGGGTAATGTAGTAGCTGATTGGACAACACCAACAGGAAACTCACTAACAGTACCGAACCTTACACCGGGTAGAAATTATTCATTGGTGACAAGACCGGTAACAGATACAACTTCTACACCTGCATCACGTCCTAGAAGATTGGATTTTGTTGCAGCAAATATTAGCAATGTTATTACATTAGTTAATCCATCAGATATAAATGTAGTATCACCTGCAGGACTTGATCTTGATGATGTTCCAGCGGGTACAGTTGTAGAGCTTAGAGCAAACCCTATTAGCGGTTCAAATATATTTACAAGTAATTGGGAATTCGTACTAGGTCAGCCTTTAAATCTTTCAAATGACGGAAGTACAACAATAAGATTTACAATGCCGACAGGTAGAATAATCGTTAAGGCACTTTATGATACAGACGCAAGTAATTGGGATCCTATATCAGGAAATGATGCTTTAAGATCGGATGGAGTAGTTGGTCCAGGAGGAAGTATAGGTGCTAGTAATCCACTATTAAATATTCCTGGAGATTTTAGAGTAGTTATAAATAGAACAAGAGTTAGCAACTCTGACAAGATGGCTATTCAAGATACTCTAACAGATGATAGATTTACAGGAGTATGGAGTATAGTAGCTAAGGTTCAGCAAAAGGTTAGTGGTACATGGCAGGATTATGTAGATCCAAACTTATTACTTGATTCTTTTGTAAATATGGGAGCACTTGAAGACAGTGGTCGTACATATATGTTACACCATATGGCTACAGGAAGTAATGCAGATAGACTCACAGATGCGGATAGTCAGTGGAATCCAGTTTCAAGCTTCAATGGACTATTTACATATAGTTTCCTTAATGGAGAAAAATATGTATTTGGATATACAACAGCTGATAGTATTGTAACTTTTGTAGATACAATTACAGGAAGTACAGTGACAACAGCTCAGGTTGCACCTGGAAGTACTCTAAGAAGTGTATCATCACAATATAGAAGCGATATACCGGCAGCAGGTTCAAAAGTTGAAGATGGGAATACAGGTCTCACATGGACCTATGTAGGCTTGAAGAAAACGGCAACCGGAGTGGGAGATGTTGATGAGAATGATATAGTAAATGGAGATATGACAGTATATCTTTACTATACAAATGATCAGACACTTAGAAATCAGCTTGTAGATGGATTAAATGATAGTATAACAAAGGGTGATGCATTAGATCTGAGTAAGTACAAAGCAAGCGATGCATCTGCATTGCAGGCTAAGTTAGCAGAAGCAAAAGCATTGTTGGCTAGAACAGCACCAAGTATGGCTGTTTCATCAGAACTTTCAAAGGTACTTAATGAATTGAATACTATTCTTAAGAGTATGGGAGTTAATACAAAACCTACACCAGGTGGTGGTTTAGATTCAGGCGGAGGTCGTGGTCGTGGCCGTGGTGGCCGTGGCGGTTCAGGCGGTGGCTCAGGTACTGCCGGCAAAAAGTCAACCGGAAATAACTCTGGTATCAGAGTTGGTCTTGACGGTAACTGGGAGCTTATGAACCCGGCTGAGGCTCAGAGCAATCCTAATGCTAGTAAGTGGAGATTCAACCTTACAAATGGTGGAAGCGTTACAGGTTGGGCTTATCTGACCTACACTTATGAGGGAAGAACAAAGTCTGAGTGGTATCACTTTGGAAATGACAACATTATGGATTCAGGTTGGTTCTTAGATAGCAATAATACATGGTATTACCTATCAATGAATCATGATGGATTCTTTGGTGAGATGGTAAAGGGATGGCATCATGACGGTCAGGACGGAAGATGGTATTACCTCGATCCAAATAGTGGTGCTATGCATACTAACTGGAGCAAGATAGGAGGAGAGTACTACTTCTTGAATCCAACAGCACCTGCACAGACATGGTTCTTTGATAATGTTGCAGGTAGATGGAATTATGGTGATGTAAATTCAAGACCTTTTGGATCTATGTACCAGAATGAAACTACACCTGACGGTTATCATGTAAATGAAAGCGGAGCTTGGAGATAA
- a CDS encoding HD domain-containing protein codes for MLEALWAKKEEKDGLMYWLPLTVHLEDTGRIMGLLWEHWISEGQKRTIADDTDIGKQIAVFIGSIHDIGKASPAFQLKKGFANSKDLDKELIEKLVSVGFIGIDSPDLRVPRVGGGDPKSFTVELYTFICSPSR; via the coding sequence ATGCTGGAGGCTTTGTGGGCAAAGAAAGAAGAAAAGGACGGATTAATGTATTGGTTACCACTCACGGTTCATTTAGAAGATACGGGAAGAATTATGGGACTTTTGTGGGAACATTGGATAAGTGAGGGGCAAAAGAGAACCATTGCAGATGATACGGATATTGGAAAGCAAATAGCAGTATTTATAGGATCAATACATGATATAGGTAAGGCAAGTCCGGCTTTTCAGCTAAAGAAAGGCTTTGCGAATTCTAAGGACTTAGATAAGGAGTTGATAGAAAAGTTGGTCAGTGTAGGGTTTATAGGCATTGATTCACCGGATTTGCGTGTTCCCCGCGTAGGCGGGGGTGATCCCAAGTCATTTACTGTAGAGTTATATACATTCATATGTTCCCCTAGTAGGTGA